The following proteins are encoded in a genomic region of Pelodictyon phaeoclathratiforme BU-1:
- a CDS encoding universal stress protein — translation MEKPRKKIICAVDFSASSDAVVHYAASMHCCDAELIVLSVVPRGERENGMLRKQLHEFSRYSDILSENKALALFTVEHGEPAAAILNYAKEHHADMIILGSHGTTAIARLLVGSTAEAVLRHAACPVVILKTPNNNKKDHGTT, via the coding sequence ATGGAGAAGCCACGAAAAAAAATTATCTGCGCAGTCGATTTTTCTGCCTCCTCTGATGCCGTCGTACATTATGCAGCCTCGATGCACTGTTGTGACGCAGAACTCATTGTCCTCTCTGTTGTGCCAAGAGGAGAGCGTGAAAACGGAATGCTCAGAAAGCAACTGCATGAATTTTCGCGATACAGTGACATCCTCTCCGAAAACAAAGCCCTTGCGCTCTTTACGGTAGAGCACGGCGAACCCGCCGCAGCCATTCTCAACTACGCAAAAGAGCACCATGCGGATATGATTATCCTCGGTTCCCACGGAACCACAGCCATTGCCCGTCTTCTGGTAGGAAGCACTGCTGAAGCCGTTTTGCGCCATGCTGCATGTCCCGTCGTCATTCTGAAAACACCTAATAACAACAAAAAAGACCATGGAACAACCTGA
- a CDS encoding HlyD family secretion protein has protein sequence MEQPESNTMAEKNPSGKESAKAKSPLRMVIIGLLVALSLIWGGSKLYHSFLYVETDNAQIVGDIYPVISRVPGRVDAVLASDNEEVKQGDTLIRLEAADYEVRRDIAAAALLSAQASVAASADQANAAQAGANAAGATSRKLQADLRRNENLRQQDVISQAEFDAVKAGAQASSAQYAAAGNQYQASLALVPLQKAEVKKREAELRQAELQLSYTTITAPASGHVAKKSVQPGQYVAPGQQLIALVGSNDLWIVANFKETQLDKIAPGLPVTIKVDAYPGKEFKGKVESLSSGTGAQFALLPPDNASGNFVKVTQRIPVKIILTEKPDKSRPLSAGMNVVVEIKVK, from the coding sequence ATGGAACAACCTGAATCAAACACAATGGCTGAAAAAAATCCATCCGGAAAAGAGAGTGCGAAAGCGAAAAGCCCTTTGCGCATGGTCATTATCGGCCTGCTTGTCGCCCTCTCCCTGATCTGGGGTGGAAGCAAGCTCTACCACTCCTTCCTCTACGTTGAAACCGACAATGCCCAGATCGTTGGAGATATCTATCCGGTTATTTCACGCGTTCCCGGAAGAGTTGATGCGGTACTGGCAAGCGATAACGAGGAGGTCAAACAGGGCGACACCCTGATACGGCTTGAAGCTGCCGATTATGAGGTTCGCCGCGACATTGCCGCAGCCGCCTTGCTGAGTGCACAAGCCTCCGTTGCGGCCTCAGCCGATCAGGCAAATGCTGCACAAGCGGGAGCCAATGCGGCAGGAGCAACAAGCAGAAAGCTGCAGGCTGACCTGCGCCGCAACGAAAATCTCCGTCAGCAGGATGTCATTTCACAGGCAGAGTTCGATGCTGTAAAGGCCGGTGCACAGGCCTCCTCTGCACAATATGCTGCTGCCGGAAACCAGTACCAGGCATCGCTTGCCTTGGTGCCCCTGCAAAAAGCTGAGGTAAAAAAACGCGAAGCCGAGTTGCGCCAGGCTGAGCTTCAATTATCGTACACCACCATTACCGCTCCTGCCTCCGGTCACGTTGCAAAAAAAAGTGTCCAGCCGGGGCAATACGTAGCCCCCGGCCAGCAGCTTATCGCTCTTGTAGGAAGCAACGATCTCTGGATTGTAGCCAATTTCAAGGAGACCCAGCTCGACAAAATAGCTCCCGGACTGCCGGTCACCATCAAGGTTGACGCATACCCCGGCAAAGAGTTCAAGGGAAAGGTGGAGTCGCTCTCTTCAGGCACCGGCGCACAATTCGCACTGCTGCCCCCCGATAACGCAAGCGGAAACTTTGTGAAGGTCACCCAGCGTATTCCGGTAAAAATCATCTTGACCGAAAAGCCCGACAAAAGCCGCCCACTCTCCGCCGGCATGAACGTTGTAGTCGAGATAAAGGTCAAATAA
- a CDS encoding addiction module protein, giving the protein MNTNTVSVFDLSPPEKLQLVEDLWDDLAMTPSEVPVYEWQKKELARRKANLANNPASGLSWAEVKLRARSRYVR; this is encoded by the coding sequence ATGAATACCAATACTGTTTCTGTGTTTGATCTGAGTCCACCAGAGAAGCTTCAACTGGTAGAAGACCTTTGGGATGATCTGGCGATGACCCCATCAGAGGTTCCTGTATATGAATGGCAAAAGAAGGAGTTGGCTCGACGAAAAGCTAATTTGGCGAACAACCCGGCTTCGGGACTTTCTTGGGCCGAGGTAAAACTCAGGGCACGAAGCCGTTATGTCCGCTGA
- a CDS encoding 4Fe-4S binding protein, whose translation MIRPKLAEFKLMFLMMAVFTTVAIGFWQAFDQPFYLINFAIIGLSISLGMGLWPLLPRDKKPWARRLSQVLVGGYLFFGLGCGLIYLSFGVIVPENMEIEGFWFMVFAGVFQAAAIHYFVAKIVGPIFFNRGWCGWACWTAAVLDLLPWKMSPGRVPGRWGHLRYLHFALALGLVASLVFIFGYTVESQHGIVIYKEAIQTDTPQYTSMFMIPEMWWFLIGNLLYFGSGIVLAVVLKDNRAFCKYVCPIVGFLKPSASVSMTRIAPKNDRCTRCTKCTVNCPMDIDVMRYVQEGKPVLSTECVLCLTCTSVCPEEVLGTKMGPSLSSSDYLRVIKPASKRSAQQAHQPDSQTAV comes from the coding sequence ATGATCAGACCGAAGTTGGCCGAATTCAAGTTGATGTTCCTCATGATGGCTGTGTTCACTACTGTGGCCATCGGGTTCTGGCAGGCGTTCGATCAGCCCTTCTATCTTATCAACTTCGCGATAATCGGGCTTTCGATCTCGCTCGGGATGGGTCTCTGGCCTCTGCTCCCCAGAGACAAGAAGCCTTGGGCGCGAAGGTTGTCACAGGTCTTGGTGGGCGGATACCTCTTCTTCGGGCTGGGCTGCGGGCTGATCTACTTGAGCTTCGGCGTCATCGTGCCGGAGAATATGGAGATCGAGGGTTTCTGGTTCATGGTCTTCGCTGGTGTTTTCCAAGCCGCTGCTATCCATTACTTCGTAGCCAAGATCGTCGGACCCATCTTCTTCAACAGAGGCTGGTGCGGGTGGGCATGCTGGACAGCCGCCGTACTCGACCTCCTGCCTTGGAAGATGTCCCCCGGACGGGTTCCGGGACGCTGGGGACACCTGCGCTATCTCCACTTTGCACTTGCTCTCGGACTCGTCGCGAGTCTGGTGTTCATCTTCGGCTACACCGTCGAGAGCCAGCACGGAATCGTGATCTACAAAGAGGCGATCCAGACCGATACACCACAGTACACCAGCATGTTCATGATTCCGGAGATGTGGTGGTTCCTTATCGGCAATCTACTCTACTTTGGCTCGGGAATCGTGCTCGCGGTCGTCTTGAAGGACAACCGTGCATTCTGCAAGTACGTCTGTCCTATCGTCGGGTTCCTCAAGCCGTCAGCGAGTGTTTCGATGACACGAATCGCACCGAAGAACGACAGGTGCACCCGCTGTACCAAGTGTACGGTCAACTGCCCGATGGACATCGACGTCATGCGCTACGTGCAGGAGGGCAAGCCAGTCTTGTCGACAGAGTGCGTGCTCTGTCTGACGTGCACGAGCGTGTGTCCAGAAGAGGTGCTGGGCACGAAGATGGGCCCGAGCCTCTCCTCCTCCGACTACCTTCGCGTAATAAAGCCAGCCTCGAAAAGGTCTGCCCAACAGGCGCATCAACCTGACAGCCAGACTGCAGTCTGA
- a CDS encoding DHA2 family efflux MFS transporter permease subunit, with the protein MLPNTAQTYDTGLRKIIITLTVIVSAMLELIDTTIVNVAITQISGNLGASIEDVSWVVTSYAIANVIVIPLSGFLGNLLGRRNYYIGSILLFTLASLFCGLATDIWALVFFRFIQGLGGGALLPTSQAILYETYRPEERGKATGIFSMGLVLGPTIGPLLGGYLVDYLSWEWCFFVNIPVGLLAAWSSFTYLREPKGRHAVTTIDWTGIGLLAVGIGSLQFILERGQSKDWFDTPYITIFTFIAVAALLAFVFWELHTKEPAVDLRVLARSKNLAIAAVLTFIVGYGLYGSLFVFPVFVQRLLGFTALLTGEVLFPSAMVTGIISLPLGIALQRGVSPKLLMAVGMSAFIFFCFELSQQTMQSGSSNFFWILLVRGVALGFIFIPVTMLAVSGLHGKDIGQATGLNNMVRQLGGSFGIALTNTYITNRMATHRVELLSHLSPYDPAAAERINLLQQAATIRGGLSPAGAETVALKALEGTLTAQSYHLAYMDAFMLIAFLFTVCLPLLLLIRIQKKEPVDLSSAH; encoded by the coding sequence ATGCTGCCGAACACAGCCCAGACCTACGACACCGGACTGCGCAAAATCATCATAACCCTGACGGTTATCGTTTCAGCCATGCTGGAGCTGATCGACACCACCATTGTCAACGTCGCCATCACGCAGATCAGCGGAAACCTTGGCGCAAGCATCGAGGATGTCTCATGGGTGGTCACCAGCTATGCCATCGCCAACGTCATTGTCATTCCCCTCTCCGGGTTTCTCGGCAATCTGCTTGGGCGACGGAACTACTATATCGGCTCCATCCTGCTCTTTACCCTTGCATCGCTCTTTTGCGGCCTGGCAACCGACATCTGGGCACTGGTCTTCTTCCGCTTCATTCAGGGACTCGGCGGCGGTGCGCTTCTGCCAACCTCACAGGCCATCCTCTACGAAACCTACCGCCCTGAAGAGCGGGGCAAGGCAACCGGCATCTTCTCCATGGGGCTCGTGCTCGGGCCCACCATCGGCCCGCTGCTTGGAGGCTATCTGGTTGACTACCTTTCGTGGGAATGGTGCTTTTTCGTCAACATTCCGGTCGGGCTTCTTGCCGCATGGTCATCCTTCACCTATCTCAGAGAACCAAAGGGACGCCATGCCGTGACAACAATCGACTGGACGGGCATCGGACTTCTCGCCGTCGGTATCGGCTCACTGCAATTCATCCTTGAACGAGGTCAATCGAAAGACTGGTTTGACACACCCTATATCACCATTTTCACCTTCATTGCTGTGGCAGCCCTCCTTGCATTTGTCTTCTGGGAACTGCACACCAAAGAGCCCGCCGTCGATCTGCGCGTCCTGGCCCGGAGCAAAAACCTCGCCATTGCGGCAGTGCTCACCTTTATTGTCGGTTACGGCCTCTATGGCTCACTCTTCGTCTTTCCAGTCTTTGTGCAGCGACTGCTCGGCTTTACCGCACTGCTGACCGGGGAGGTACTCTTTCCAAGCGCCATGGTCACCGGCATTATCTCCCTCCCCCTCGGCATCGCCCTGCAACGGGGGGTTTCACCAAAATTACTCATGGCCGTTGGCATGAGCGCCTTTATTTTCTTCTGCTTTGAACTCAGCCAGCAGACCATGCAGTCCGGCTCATCCAACTTCTTCTGGATACTGCTTGTGCGCGGTGTGGCGCTCGGATTCATCTTCATTCCCGTCACCATGCTTGCCGTATCAGGGCTGCACGGCAAAGATATCGGGCAGGCCACCGGACTCAACAACATGGTGCGCCAGCTCGGCGGATCATTCGGCATCGCCCTCACCAACACCTACATCACCAACCGCATGGCAACACACAGGGTGGAGCTGCTCAGCCACCTCTCTCCCTACGACCCGGCAGCCGCAGAAAGGATCAACCTGCTGCAACAGGCCGCCACAATCCGGGGCGGGCTATCACCAGCCGGAGCAGAAACCGTCGCACTCAAAGCGCTTGAAGGAACCCTCACAGCCCAGAGCTACCACCTTGCCTACATGGACGCCTTCATGCTGATAGCATTCCTCTTTACGGTTTGCCTGCCGCTGCTGCTCCTGATCAGGATACAGAAAAAGGAGCCTGTAGATCTGTCGTCGGCACATTGA